AGGTTTCATAAATGTGGGCCAATCTGTGATGAAATAGAATTCAGGTATAATTTCGCCCAAAATCTTTAGTGTTTGTGTAGATAGATCATCACCCCTTTCCAGTATTATATCTTCCTTTTTCAAAATCTTAAGTACATCATCATAAGTGATATGTTTGAAAGGTAATTTAGGGACTATTAGCTTATTTCCCAATAGTTCAATTTCACTACTGCAGTTTTTACGTACTTTATTAACTGTATAATAAATTATTTGCTCAATAAGTTTCATCGCATCTTCATAAGATACGAATGCTTCCTCAACATCGATCGATATCACTTCGCTCAAGTGTCTCAGTGTACGTGATTCCTCAGCCCTAAAGATGGGTCCTATTTCGAAGACTTTTTCAAAAGGTATGATTAGTTGCTCCTTATAAAGCTGAGGACTTTGGGCCAAAAATGCTTCTTTGTTATAATATAATAGAGGGAATAGAGCTGCACCTCCTTCAGTAGCTGTAGCTATTATCTTTGGTGTATTCACCTCAATATAGCCTTCTTTTATGAAAAAATCCCTTACTGCTGTTAATGCTGTATGCTTTATTTTAAATATGGCTTGGGCTTTTGGTCTTCTCAAATCTACCACACGGATATCCAAGCGTTTATCGATACTTGCCATTTTTCCCCCGAATAAACTGAATGGAGGTTGTCGTCGAGCGGAGCTCAAGATGCGCAAATCTTCAGGGATTATCTCAGCGCCGTGAGGAGCTTTATCTATACTTTTAACAACACCTTTTACGCCTATACTAGAGTGCTCACGGATATTCTCTGCCTTCTTTAGAATTGAGTTGGAAGTTTTGCCCTTATGCATTGTAATTTGTACGATTCCTTCTTTATCGTGGAGAATCCAAAAAGTTATACCGCCTTGCTCACGTTTACTAGCTAACCATCCGAAAACTGTAACTCTTTTTCCATCTAGATTTGGAGTAATTTCTACAGAGTAATGAGTTCTTCTCCATTCTTTTAATTTATCTAGCTTTCTCATAGTTACCCCGAATCTTATTTCTGAAGTAAAGTAAAAGACGTTTTATATAATTATATTCTTGGTTAAAGAACTCAATTTCTTATTCTTAAAAACAATGAAAAAACAACCCAGTAGATCGATTACATAACCTTAATCTAACTTCTTCAAGGCAGATCTTCCAGATAGAACTTCGTAAGCTATCCACATTTTGAGCACCTGTACGCGGGGCAGTCCAGGTATTCGTTGAAGTCGTGATATTCAATCGTGCCTATGCTACAGCATTTTATGTAGACCCTCCCAGACTAACCATTTATTTAAAAATGCTCAAAGAATTTTTAGTACAACTATCTCCACCTACAAAACCTGCAAAATCGTAATGATTTTGGAAGGCTTTTGTAAGCATGTCGATCGCAATCAATATATCTCCTACTTATCGCCTACATATTTAAATACCTAATCTTGCTATGAATGACTTATGGGAGCAGGTTATAAAACAAAACTATCTATTGGCCGAAAAGGATCCCATTCTCTAAGAACAACCGTTCCTGAGTTTATCGTTGCTCAATTTGGCTTGAAGGCTGGAGAATTTTTAGATTGGTCCATAGAGGCTAGGAACGGGGATTTGATAATAGTAGTCAGAAAGGCTATGTAGAAATAAAAGGCATTGATCGTATGTTCATCATTGAGTTCTTGAAAAAATGCTCTTAAAGTCCATATATTTTATTGTATAATCTCATGGATTTTTCATTCTGTTTTTGGTGAATATCATGATCCTATAAGTATGGTTCATGATATTTGTTAATTGGATCATAAAAATGTTTATTTAACTTAGCGATCCTTCAGCCTTCTTCTCATGGTGATTGTCGGATTAAGCGAGGCCCTCCTATCCATCGAGCTAGTTCTATTGATCGTAACAATCTACCTGCTACTCACCAGTATCAAAGAGGCGAGAGGAAGGTCTCACTTAATAGAACAACTCATGCAGGCCACAAGGACATTCAGCAGGGCTGAGTATTTTATCGCAGTCTTAGAAGCGGTCGGTGAATCCACCAGTTACATTAGTGCAACCGTGACTGGAACTGCCCCAAAAGAAGATGAAGAAGAGACCATCGAGAGGCTCCTGGGAAATTTTTCTAGGGCCTCGAAAACAGGCGTCAAGTTGAAATTCCTCCTCCCCAAGGATCCAACTCGTCTTAACATGGGTTATAGGTATAAAAGCGTAGGGGGCGATGTAAGGTACAATTCTTCTATTTTAGTCAGTGACCTGAGGTATATGATTATAGACGGCCGTGTAACTGTCATGGGCTTTCCCGAAAGGAGAGGAGCTGATGTGCCCACTCGTAAGGGCTATAAGATATATTCGGAAGGAGTGTCTCTCATATTCAAAGAGAGATTCGAGAATCTATGGGATGACCCCTCATCAATAGATTACGATTCATATCTTGAGAAGACTATGAAAGAGGCAGTTGCTAATACCCCTGGAATTTCTGATGAGCTTTTAGCTTCCCTTTTAGAGCTACCTATAGGAGAGATTAGTAGAAAAGGTGTTTAAACTGTTCAATTACAAATTAAAAAATAAGGTCTTCTCTCAAACTTCCTCTTCAAGGCTATAATGTTCCTTACATACTCTCATGACATCGTAATAGTAAAGGTAGAGACCTTTCCTTTTAACTCGATTGTAATATGCGCAATCTAGACATACTATAGCTCCGCAAACTTGACACACATCCCATCCAAACCTGACACCTCTCCCACTCTTGTGCCACTGCAAGCCTTTATCCTTGGCTAGTAAAACCCTGCCACAGTCACTACATGTCACTTCCTTTTCGTAAGTTCCCTTATTTTTTGAAACCATAAATAATCATCACTTTCAGATTAGCCACCGATCAATTCCAGAGGATCTCGAGCCATTACGTGTATTAATTCAGACGATGTCACTATGCCGACCAACTTTTCGTCTTCGATCACAGGGAGCCTACTGATCTTCAACCGAGTCATTATTCTAGCAACCTCTTTTAAGTGGAAGTCTGGATTTATTACAGTTAGAGGCTCAGACATATATTCCTTGACTTTGATCTCCTCCAGTTTGAGCCTTTTGAGGATTATTTTAGATAGCAGGTCCCTCTCTGTGAAGATTCCTAGTGGCTTGTCTCGAGTTGTGACTATAAGGCTCCCTACATGCTTCTCCCCCATTATCCTACATGCTTCGGCTACACTCTCTTCGGCATCTATCGTAAGGACTTCTCTTATCATGACTTCTCTTACTTTCACCAAGATCGAATGCTTATTTGATAAAATAATAATTCATATAAATATTCTTTCGGTCTTCTTAAAAAGGAATTTTGCTCACAACATATGCCAAGTTAGGGATGAGGTTCTTGATCGCTATCCTCCTCATTTACAAAGAGCTAAGTAAGATAAAATGAAGAAAAATATAGTGTAGGGACCAACGATTCCGGTCCCGATGGGTCTGGGAGACAGATTTTAGTAGAACTATCCGTTACACTTGTTATTTAGGTATCAATTTTAGACCCCAAAGAGGCGTTTAGGGAATCATAAGAGGTCATAGAATATAATAAAATTATGCTCTGGATTCCC
The DNA window shown above is from Candidatus Methylarchaceae archaeon HK02M2 and carries:
- a CDS encoding CBS domain-containing protein, which encodes MKVREVMIREVLTIDAEESVAEACRIMGEKHVGSLIVTTRDKPLGIFTERDLLSKIILKRLKLEEIKVKEYMSEPLTVINPDFHLKEVARIMTRLKISRLPVIEDEKLVGIVTSSELIHVMARDPLELIGG
- the aspS gene encoding aspartate--tRNA(Asn) ligase encodes the protein MRKLDKLKEWRRTHYSVEITPNLDGKRVTVFGWLASKREQGGITFWILHDKEGIVQITMHKGKTSNSILKKAENIREHSSIGVKGVVKSIDKAPHGAEIIPEDLRILSSARRQPPFSLFGGKMASIDKRLDIRVVDLRRPKAQAIFKIKHTALTAVRDFFIKEGYIEVNTPKIIATATEGGAALFPLLYYNKEAFLAQSPQLYKEQLIIPFEKVFEIGPIFRAEESRTLRHLSEVISIDVEEAFVSYEDAMKLIEQIIYYTVNKVRKNCSSEIELLGNKLIVPKLPFKHITYDDVLKILKKEDIILERGDDLSTQTLKILGEIIPEFYFITDWPTFMKPFYIKPKDLKQDISESFDFMHGSIELASGGSRISSKRILIKRLKEQGLEPKLFEYHLRIFDYGMPPHAGFGLGLERLIMVLTGQENIREVTLFPRDRSRLTP